The sequence TAGATTTAAGAATCGGTGCGTTTAACTGGTAGATTCGAAGGTCTTTTTGGGTACGAATGGTCTACAATTTACTGTAGACAGGATAAACTGCGTGCGAAAAGTAAGATTCGAGAAGTCTCGAACGCGAATCGCGAGTGATTGATAATCGCTAAGTAGGTACGGGATCGAAACCCCAAGCCGGTGATATAGACACGCGGTAGAGCGTCGGTGATATTGTGTCCGCCGTGATTGTGCAGATAGACAAAGAGATAGGCGACAATGGATGAACTACGAGCGAAGAATACAGAGTTGCTGGCTAAATTGGAGGAGCTAAAGGCAAAAATCGCAGAGCGGCCGAAGATTGAACCGGGGACAAGTTCGGTGCGAAATACGGAAGTGTCTGGGGAGGCAGGCAGACCAGGTCGTTTCGAGTTGGAAACtttagttagtgattttcatCCAGATGTACCGACTTGTGAATCTGCTGAAAGCTGGTTAGACAATATCGAATCAACTGGCGAGGCCTACGGATGGCACGATATTACTCGTTTATATTGTGCCAGGATGCATCTACAGGGAGCGGCAAGGCTCTGGTGGAATGGTGTACAGTCTACGGTGAAAACGTGGGCGACTTTCAAAGCAAAGCTTCGAGAAGCGTTTCCAGATTCGAACGATCCCGTCTTAATTCACGAACAGTTGATGCGGAGAAAGAAGAAATCTGGCGAAACGGTCGAGACCTACTTCTACGATCAAGTGGCTCTAGGCAGAAAGGGCAAATTTGACgataaaattatcatcaaatatattaTTGCTGGAATTGAGGATGTGCATCGAGCAAAAGGGGTTACAATATCGATGCCACGTAGTCTGCCTGAGCTGTTAGAACAATTAAAGTGGTTAGACGGCTTGGGTGGTATGCGGTCCAGCTCTAATGATGGCGGGAAACCGACGAAAAATGATAAAGTGTGCTATCGTTGTTCCAAATCGGGCCACATTGCAGATCAATGTATTGAGAAACCAAAGTCCAGAAAATGTTTCCGATGTGGATCAGATCGGCATCTAGCGAAAGAGTGTGCGATTGGAAGGAGTGGAGAATCTTCTCGTCCAGTTAAAGTAATTGCAGTAGATGATGAATTCGAGAAGATAGTATCTGTCGACAATAAGCAGATGATGGCACTCATCGATAGTGGAAGCCGAGTAACTACGATGAAATGTTCATTTTCGCAGAAGTTCGGTAACCGACAACCAGTTGACCTAATGCTCAAAGGATTTGAGGGTCGACGAATCAGAGTGACGGAGAAGGTAGTAGCTGTATTGAAAGTGGATGACATAGAAGAAAATGTGGAGTTTGTAGTTGTGCCGAACTTTGCTCAGGATTTACCTGTAATCGTTGGCAAAGATGTATTGAAACGAGATTCGGTACTCCTAACGAAAAAAGACGGAAAAGTGTGGTTGGCGAAAGGAGAGCGTTGTGTAGATGCAGTGAGAGATCTACAAGCTGAGAATATAGTGCACGATGTGTGTTCGATTGTGGCCTACGAACCTATAACGGAAGAAGATTTGAACATGGATGAAGAGAATATGACCAAGAAAGATTTGTTGAAATGTGTAGTGAACAATCGTGATTGCTTTTCAAAATCATACCGTGAGCTAGGGAAGGCCAAGTGTGTTGAACTTGATATAGTCCTACAGGACAATACGCCGGTGTACGAAAAGCCATATAAAATGGAATTCGCGCGAGAAGTAGTGCTGAATAAAATTGTGGATGATCTATTGAGGCAGGAATCATCGAACCGACGACTTCACCCTATAGTAGTCGTGCCTCGATTGTGCCGAAAAGGAAGGCGATTATCGAATGGTAATAGATTATCGTTCCCTAAACCACAAAACAGTAAAGGATAGGTTCCCTATGCCGACCATCGAGTATTGTTTGAGCAAATTAACGGGAGGAGAATTTTTTATTACCGTTGATTTGTTCAGTGGGTATTACCAGATACCAGTAGCTGAACAAAGCAGGAAGCTGACGGCGTTTTCAACGATGGATAGTCATTACCAGTTTGTGCGAATGCCGTTTGGGCTCGTAAATGGTTGTGCTGTCTTCCAGCGAGCGATGAACCAGATGATGACGGAATTGAAGGAAGATAAAGTGGTGGCCTACATCGATGATGTGATACTGAACGGCAAAACAGTGAATGAAGTGTTCGAGAAATTTAAACGATTTTTGAATGTTCTTCGCGAGCACGGATTTACGGTGAATCTCAAGAAGAGTCAGTTTTTCAAACGTTCGGTGGACTTTCTGGGGTTTAAAGTGTCAAAAAATGGAGTTATACCAGGAGGCGTGAAAATAGAAGCAGTTGAGAAGTTTCCAGTGCCTAGATCTAAACTAGAAGTGCAACAGTTTCTCGGATTAACTGGATACTTTCGAAGATTCGTGAAAAACTATAGTTTCCGTGCGAATGCATTAGTGAAACTACTACGAGAAGACGTAGAATTTGAATGGCGAGAAGAACAAGCGAACGCATTCGAAGACATAAAACAGGTGCTTGTATCAAAACCAGTGCTGACTTTGTACGATCCCTCTAGTGATTTTGAAGTTCATACGGATGCGTCAGCAATAGGGCTGGGTGGAATTCTACTGTCGCTCACCGATGAGGGTTGGAAACCAGTGAGCTACTTTAGCCGGAAAACCAGTCAACaggaagaaaaatattttagcTACGAGCTGAAAGTCTTGGCTGTAGTAGCCAGTGTAGAACGCTTTCGTCAGTATTTACTGGGAAGATCTTTTAAAGTGGTGACAGATTGCAGTGCAGTGACCCAAACGTTTGCCAAAAAGGAAATCGGTCGCAGGGTGTCTCGATGGATCTTAAAGCTACAAGAATATGATCTTTCTTTCGAACACCGTGCCGGAAGAAAGATGAGTCATGTGGATTCCTTAAGTCGCAACCCGTCTGGTGAAGCGGTAGAAGAAGAGCCAGTGATGTTTCATGTGATGCAGTTGGAGATCGATGACGATGATTTTCTCGTAACAATGCAACGACAGGATCCAAAACTGTTGGCGATAATGGAATCGTTAACACAGCCGGTTCAAAATAATTACGATCGGCAGATACGGCATGATTATGATCTAGTTCGAAATCGATTGATGCGTAAAGTGGACAATGATCGAAAATGGGTGGTGCCCGAACGTGTCAGATGGCGTATTCTGAAAACCTACCATGACGATATGGGACATATGGCCGAAGAAAAAGTGTTGGATAATGTGAAGAAGAAGTTTTGGTTCAAACGAATGCGGCATTACGTGAAAGAGTTTATCAAAGCTTGCCCCAAGTGTGCTTACAACAAGGCGAAAGGTGGACAACCAGAGGGAAAATTGAATCCAATACCGAAGATAGCAGTACCATTTCAAACCATCCATCTCGATCACATCGGCCCGTTTCCCAGATCTACCAACGGCAATATACATGTGCTAAGATTGGTTGATGGTTATACGAAGTTCACATTTTAAAGGCAGTACGTTCTACAAGATCTGAGTTGGTAGTAAATACGGACTTAACTTCTAGATTCGGAACAACGCAAAGAGTGATCACTGATCGGGGTACATCATTCACGGCTGGAGTATTCCAAAAATTTTGCGATGCATATGCTATCAAGCACGTGTTGGTGGCAGTTGGCTCTCCGAGAGCGAATGGGCAAGCAGAGCGGGTGAATCGTGTATTGCTGACATCGATCCGCTCGACGCTAGACGAGGATAGAAAATGGGACCAATGCCTACCGTCAATTCAGTGGGCAATCAATCACACTCAGAATGCAACAACAGGTATCTCACCCAGTGAACTGGTGTTTACGTTCAAGCCGAGGGATATAGTTCGCAACGAAATTGTGTTGGTAATCCATGACGAATCGGATAATCACATTGACAACATCGAGGAACTGAGAATGCAAGCAGAGGAAAACATACGCAAAAAACAACGGCAGCAGAAAATGTACTACGACGCGAAAAGGAGAGATGCTAAGGAGTATGTTGAAGGTGATATGGTCTTAGTGGAGATGCTGTAGTAATTGGAGGAAGCCGAAAACTGGAACCAAAGTTCAAAGGACCGTATATTGTTGCAGAAGTACTTGGGCATGATCGGTACCGTATCCGAGACATACCGGTGCACAAAGGAAAACGACTTCGTTAAACACGGTGTATGCTGCTGACCGAATGAAGCGATGGTGCGACATGGGAGACCTTGATGGAGGCGATCATAGAACGGAATGATGGGGCATCATTTCTGCAGTGGTGTCAGTTTGTAAAACGATATATTGGAATTTAAACCCTATTTTGTAGTGTGCTATAAACATATACATATAAATATGAATTAGATCGATGAAGCTGTGAGACGAAACTAATATGAATATGAATTCAGTCCTAATTGTACCCCGAAGGAATAAAGACTAGATTTAAGAATCGGTGCGTTTAACTGGTAGATTCGAAGGTCTTTTTGGGTACGAATGGTCTACACTAGTAATCGGTCCAGTTTTGCAATGGCTAATGGGTGATTAATCTTATCGAAAGGACCGAAGATGTCAGTATAAATAACATCCATTTGAGCCAGTTCTGTTAGACTGTTTAGACTGTTTGTTAGTGAAGTGGTTCCATAAGGACGAGATCGAACAGCTTCGAGACGGCATACAATGACGTAATCCCTTGATAGTTGTTCACATCGCGTTTGTCTCCCTTTTTGTGGACTGGAAACATTAGTACAAACTTCCAGCAGGAGGGGAAAATTCCATTGATGATCGAAGATCTGAACAAGTAAAGAAGTGGAACGAGCAAATTGCCGATATGCCTTTTGATAAAGACTACCGGAACGCCGTCGGGTCCGGAATAATGTGACGATTTTAACTTATTTACGGCTCTCAGGATCATGTCATAATCGATGTTGATTGCACCCAAAGACTTGTTGTTTGAGGAACGTTCCTTGTTGCAATAGAGACTTGGCTGTCACTCATCCTTTCGTCAC comes from Armigeres subalbatus isolate Guangzhou_Male chromosome 2, GZ_Asu_2, whole genome shotgun sequence and encodes:
- the LOC134209743 gene encoding uncharacterized protein LOC134209743, which produces MDELRAKNTELLAKLEELKAKIAERPKIEPGTSSVRNTEVSGEAGRPGRFELETLVSDFHPDVPTCESAESWLDNIESTGEAYGWHDITRLYCARMHLQGAARLWWNGVQSTVKTWATFKAKLREAFPDSNDPVLIHEQLMRRKKKSGETVETYFYDQVALGRKGKFDDKIIIKYIIAGIEDVHRAKGVTISMPRSLPELLEQLKWLDGLGGMRSSSNDGGKPTKNDKVCYRCSKSGHIADQCIEKPKSRKCFRCGSDRHLAKECAIGRSGESSRPVKVIAVDDEFEKIVSVDNKQMMALIDSGSRVTTMKCSFSQKFGNRQPVDLMLKGFEGRRIRVTEKVVAVLKVDDIEENVEFVVVPNFAQDLPVIVGKDVLKRDSVLLTKKDGKVWLAKGERCVDAVRDLQAENIVHDVCSIVAYEPITEEDLNMDEENMTKKDLLKCVVNNRDCFSKSYRELGKAKCVELDIVLQDNTPVYEKPYKMEFAREVVLNKIVDDLLRQESSNRRLHPIVVVPRLCRKGRRLSNGNRLSFPKPQNSKG